One genomic segment of Desulforamulus reducens MI-1 includes these proteins:
- the prmC gene encoding peptide chain release factor N(5)-glutamine methyltransferase: protein MNIREALVKGRQYLKEQQIDSFQLDAQVLLSQVTGIDRTGLFMRQEQPLTPQQQEKYQILLERRAQGEPVAYLIGRKEFMGRDFVVTPDVLIPRPDTELMVETAVKFFHKNSSCPPVAVDVGTGSGAIAVSLASLVQELQVYAIDLSEAALKVARQNAERLGMKERVHFQQGNLLEPLLKTMGEEVSIITANLPYVPSGDIPTLMRDVKEFEPHLALDGGPDGLDLYRLLIPQAYRLLQPGGLLLMEIGPGQGTGAKKILPAGQWQGTVLKDLAGRERLVLAEKKGEHF from the coding sequence ATGAACATCAGAGAAGCCCTGGTAAAGGGGCGGCAATATTTAAAAGAACAACAAATTGACTCCTTTCAGTTGGACGCCCAAGTGCTGTTATCGCAGGTTACGGGCATTGATCGGACTGGCTTGTTTATGCGGCAGGAGCAACCCCTAACCCCGCAACAACAGGAAAAATACCAAATATTACTGGAGCGTCGTGCCCAGGGGGAACCCGTGGCTTACCTGATTGGGCGAAAAGAATTTATGGGCAGGGATTTTGTGGTAACCCCCGATGTTTTAATTCCCAGACCAGATACAGAGCTAATGGTGGAAACTGCTGTGAAGTTTTTTCACAAAAACTCTAGTTGTCCCCCGGTGGCTGTGGACGTAGGAACCGGCAGTGGTGCCATTGCCGTTAGCTTGGCCAGTCTGGTGCAGGAATTACAAGTCTATGCCATCGATCTTTCAGAAGCAGCCCTCAAAGTGGCCAGACAAAATGCTGAACGGCTAGGTATGAAAGAAAGGGTGCATTTTCAACAGGGTAACCTATTGGAACCACTGCTCAAAACAATGGGGGAAGAGGTCAGCATCATAACGGCAAATCTTCCCTATGTACCTAGCGGTGACATACCCACCTTAATGAGAGATGTAAAAGAATTCGAACCCCACTTGGCCCTAGATGGTGGGCCCGATGGATTGGACCTATACCGTCTGCTGATTCCCCAGGCTTACCGATTGCTGCAACCCGGTGGGTTGCTGCTAATGGAAATTGGCCCGGGACAGGGCACAGGTGCAAAAAAAATCTTGCCAGCAGGGCAGTGGCAGGGTACTGTACTTAAGGACCTGGCCGGCCGCGAACGCCTGGTGCTGGCGGAGAAAAAAGGCGAACATTTTTAA
- the prfA gene encoding peptide chain release factor 1 encodes MYDKLQALEDRFEQLESQISDPEVMADRAKWQQLVKSHSDLAEVVDVFRQYKKAKEDLQENKQMLEDKLEPDFREMVELEIEELTSKIEEQENKLKILLLPKDPNDDKNVIMEIRGGTGGDEAALFAGDLFRMYSRYAEKKGWRTEIIDANETDLGGFKEVTFVIEGKGAFSTLKFESGVHRVQRVPATESGGRIHTSAATVAVLPEAEEVDIDINANDIRIDLFCASGPGGQCVNTTQSAVRITHIPTGTVVSCQDEKSQHKNKDKAMRVLRARLLDKAQDEQQKAIAGARKSMVGSGDRSERIRTYNFPQNRITDHRIGLTLHRLEYVLQGDLDELIDALITTDQAERLKAVEE; translated from the coding sequence ATGTACGATAAACTCCAGGCGTTAGAGGATAGATTTGAGCAACTGGAAAGTCAAATCAGTGACCCGGAAGTCATGGCAGACCGTGCCAAGTGGCAGCAACTGGTGAAGTCTCACTCTGATTTAGCGGAAGTGGTGGACGTTTTCCGCCAGTACAAAAAGGCCAAGGAAGATCTTCAGGAAAATAAACAAATGTTGGAGGATAAACTGGAGCCGGACTTCCGTGAGATGGTCGAATTAGAAATAGAAGAGCTTACAAGCAAAATTGAGGAACAGGAAAACAAACTAAAAATTTTGCTGTTACCCAAGGATCCTAACGACGATAAGAACGTTATTATGGAAATCCGCGGTGGTACCGGTGGAGACGAAGCAGCTCTCTTTGCTGGGGATTTATTTAGAATGTACTCCCGTTATGCGGAGAAGAAGGGCTGGCGTACCGAGATTATAGATGCCAATGAAACAGATTTAGGTGGTTTCAAGGAAGTTACCTTTGTTATTGAAGGGAAAGGTGCCTTTAGCACCCTGAAGTTCGAGAGCGGTGTACACAGGGTACAGCGGGTCCCGGCCACCGAAAGCGGCGGTCGCATTCATACCTCTGCTGCCACCGTGGCAGTACTGCCAGAAGCCGAAGAAGTTGATATCGATATCAATGCCAATGATATTAGGATCGACTTGTTCTGTGCCAGTGGTCCCGGCGGACAGTGCGTAAACACCACCCAGTCCGCAGTGCGGATTACCCACATCCCCACCGGTACAGTGGTATCCTGTCAGGATGAAAAATCCCAGCATAAGAATAAGGATAAAGCCATGCGTGTACTGAGGGCCCGTCTACTGGACAAAGCCCAGGATGAGCAGCAAAAGGCCATTGCAGGTGCACGGAAATCCATGGTGGGCAGTGGTGACCGCAGCGAACGCATTCGTACCTACAACTTCCCGCAGAACCGTATTACCGACCACCGGATTGGACTTACCTTACACCGGCTGGAGTATGTATTACAGGGCGACCTGGACGAATTAATCGATGCCTTAATCACCACCGACCAGGCTGAACGATTAAAGGCAGTAGAAGAATAA